The window TTATAAGAAGAAACATATGTGGCCGTTTACAAAAAAAGTACGGTGTTAAATCGTGATGCgactatatatattatatgtatgaatAATCTTATGTTGAAAGGATTATTTTTAAGAAGGCacataacatatatatatatatatatatatatatatatatatatattacatgtACAAAAATTTGACACAATGGGAActgtttttgttttttatttttttctgttGTTTCATAAGTTGAGCAGTGGAAGCATGAGCCCAACCAAAATATACACACAATtgaatgaataaatatataaataaataaataaatatatatatatatatttatatttatatataaatgccttataaataataaagtgAAGCatgggaaaaaaaaaaaaatcatcatggaaaatataatgttgtaaatttaaaattatctTTTGATATGaatccatatatatattatcagACCATTTTAAGAAACATTCAGAtaaacatttattattgatatattataaatacattatattcattttacaaataagtatgtatcatttttttaaatttcgtgttacttttttttataatcaCTTATGGATAATTATAGAATAATTCGATGCgatattttattcaaaacaattttgtttttatactttttttttttttttttttttttgtgtgtaaatatgtttatattaatatatatggcATATGCAATGAAGCcctatatttttcataaattttttttNNNNNNNNNNNNNNNNNNNNNNNNNNNNNNNNNNNNNNNNNNNNNNNNNNNNNNNNNNNNNNNNNNNNNNNNNNNNNNNNNNNNNNNNNNNNNNNNNNNNNNNNNNNNNNNNNNNNNNNNNNNNNNNNNNNNNNNNNNNNNNNNNNNNNNNNNNNNNNNNNNNNNNNNNNNNNNNNNNNNNNNNNNNNNNNNNNNNNNNNNNNNNNNNNNNNNNNNNNNNNNNNNNNNNNNNNNNNNNNNNNNNNNNNNNNNNNNNNNNNNNNNNNNNNNNNNNNNNNNNNNNNNNNNNNNNNNNNNNNNNNNNNNNNNNNNNNNNNNNNNNNNNNNNNNNNNNNNNNNNNNNNNNNNNNNNNNNNNNNNNNNNNNNNNNNNNNttttaatttaaataatttttttttttttttttttttttttttttttttttttttttttttttttttcgttatatattatgtgtacttttttttttaaaataaattgtatatatacaaatgaGTACAccataatttattatttacttgtatatattttttttcttttgtgaaaaaatttgatacataaaatattttctcaaaaaaaattacaatatatatataatatatatatctatatatatatatatatatatatatatatatatatatatatatataacattacTTAATCGAAATAAATACACGAAATGTATATCCCAAGCTTCTGCATCCTTGCAgatatcaatatattttattaaatattatatatgcataattttttattccttttttttattctatCATTTAGTATCGCAAATAATAATCCTATaaattatgttatatttgtatatctttatttttttccttttcaaaaaaaaaaacaacaaaacatatatgttattttttaattacgtcttatttcaaaatataaagtatgatgaaaaaatataattttattttttttgaatatatatatatatatatgattaatttttagataatataacttaataattttaaatactTTTTCTCCatgatataaattttttttttctttaaaatattatgtacaCATTGCGAACagtttttaatatatgcatataaaatatatatatttatatatacatatatataattgaataaatataaatattatatatattttgcatacgtatttttttttttttttttttatttatttatttatttattattatttttttttatttcatttttattttattttattttttaaaacttttaaatttaaaaaaaaaaaattattttcgTGTCATAGCAAAATATtagaagaaatataaatagataatattattaaatattattgttatataaaagcgataataattataacggattcatatattaaatattatattatattattttaatttattttattttttattattttttttttttttttttgaactATATCACAATGcatatgttattttataaatcaTATGTTAGGGAATTCATTGGAGAATTTTTAGGAACCTTCGTTTTGATGTTTCTTGGTGAAGGAGCAACAGCAAATTTCCATACAACTGGATTATCTGGAGATTGGTATAAATTATGTTTAGGTTGGGGTTTAGCAGTATTTTTTGGGATATTAGTATCAGCAAAATTGAGTGGTGCACATTTAAATTTAGCCGTTTCAATAGGTTTATCAtctattaataaatttgatttaaaaaaaataccTGTATATTTCTTTGCACAATTATTAGGAGCATTTGTAGGAACATCTACTGTATATGGATTATATCATGGGTTTATATCTAATAGTAAAATTCCTCAATTCGCCTGGGAAACTAGTAGAAATCCATCCATAAGTTTAACTGGAGCCTTTTTTAATGAATTAATATTAACtggtatattattactagTAATATTAGTAGTAGttgatgaaaatatatgtgGAAAATTTCACATATTAAAACTTAGCTCTGTTGTCGgattaattattttatgtattgGTATAACATTCGGTGGTAATACTGGATTTGCTCTTAACCCTTCAAGAGATTTAGGATCCAGATTTTTATCTCTAATTGCATATGGAAAAGATACCTTTACAAAagataatttttatttttggGTACCTCTTGTAGCCCCATGTGTAGGTAGTGTAGTCTTTTGTCAATTCTATGATAAAGTTATTTGCCCCTTAGTTGATCTTGcaaataatgaaaaagatgGTGTAGATTTGTAATACACCATAGCgcataaaaatgaataaatgtaatttatttttacaacataaaaaaaaaaaaaaaatatattaataaatatataaatatatataaatataaatatatatatatatatatatatatataatatttttttttttttttttttttgacatccctattttattttaatatttagTATTATCTTaaaaattcattattttgGGATTTGTATCCGTTAatgatttttatatattttataagatgtaaatttttttcttttaatatttttttttatgatattcATTACCCATcatatcttttaatttcattataatgttattattattctttaaatgaatatcataattcttcaatttttcattatacgtttatatatatgaatgtTAACATACaaatgtgtatatatatatatatatatatgttatacCAAAATgtgaatttttttatgtgtgTATAATCCATTgttatatacatatttcaCCTACATCaaagtattatatatatagaagtagagtttttaatatttaaatataatgatgaaggattcattcattttacatatatttctaCATATACGAATTAACTTATTTGACGATGttgaataaatattcttCCTGAAGAATATAGAAGTGAACATATactaataaataaatatataaatataaatataaatatatatatatatatatatatatatatttattttgaaataaatcaaaagaatattagaaatattatatgggtatataaatagatatttatatattaccaCTTTATgcataataaaaaaagttgGTGAgggagaaaaaaaaaaaaaaaatgaaaaaaaagatgaacCATTCTACAATGAAATTaagataaattattatttaataaatatatatatatatatatatatatatatatattttttttttatgcCTTTTAAAGTATTCTTCTATAATTCAATAATcaaaatttattttgtgAAATGATATATGACTATTATGTCAAGTTGTCACCATCCTAGAACtgtgtaatatattaaaatgttgCTAAATAGATGTTCATGAGA of the Plasmodium reichenowi strain SY57 chromosome 11, whole genome shotgun sequence genome contains:
- a CDS encoding aquaglyceroporin, with protein sequence MHMLFYKSYVREFIGEFLGTFVLMFLGEGATANFHTTGLSGDWYKLCLGWGLAVFFGILVSAKLSGAHLNLAVSIGLSSINKFDLKKIPVYFFAQLLGAFVGTSTVYGLYHGFISNSKIPQFAWETSRNPSISLTGAFFNELILTGILLLVILVVVDENICGKFHILKLSSVVGLIILCIGITFGGNTGFALNPSRDLGSRFLSLIAYGKDTFTKDNFYFWVPLVAPCVGSVVFCQFYDKVICPLVDLANNEKDGVDL